Proteins from a single region of Chryseobacterium sp. T16E-39:
- a CDS encoding bacteriocin: MENKNLLKGKKLNKKELRTITGGMLDCMQPVFCPTNPCDPSIPQPDINGCTLISSGCAQKICRPL, translated from the coding sequence ATGGAAAACAAAAATCTTCTGAAAGGAAAAAAATTGAACAAAAAAGAATTGAGAACAATAACCGGAGGTATGCTTGATTGTATGCAACCCGTTTTTTGTCCAACTAATCCTTGTGACCCAAGTATTCCTCAGCCAGATATAAATGGGTGTACATTAATCTCATCCGGATGTGCCCAAAAGATATGTAGACCTCTTTGA
- a CDS encoding bacteriocin: MKNQNGKKLTKKELRSITGGLLDCIDPATGGCKRISISCAQLQCRPIIEP; the protein is encoded by the coding sequence ATGAAAAATCAAAATGGAAAAAAACTGACTAAAAAAGAATTGAGAAGTATTACCGGTGGACTACTTGACTGTATTGATCCGGCAACAGGAGGTTGTAAAAGAATATCAATCAGCTGTGCCCAATTACAGTGCAGACCGATCATAGAACCTTAG
- the ychF gene encoding redox-regulated ATPase YchF: MKCGIVGLPNVGKSTLFNCLSNAKAQSANYPFCTIEPNLGTVSVPDQRLFELEKLVNPERVLPAVVEIVDIAGLVKGASKGEGLGNQFLANIRECEAIIHVLRCFDNGNIIHVEGSVDPMRDKEIIDIELQLKDLETVGKAVEKAKKFIKSGKKEDILTYETLQNLQKFLEDGKNAREFPVNDQTQSIINEVQLLTNKPVLYVCNVDENSIKNGNEWIGKIDEMAQKEGSEIVVLAAQIEADINELETFEEREIFLEELGLEEPGVNRLIRKAYDLLKLQTYFTAGVKEVRAWTIGQGWTAPQAAGVIHTDFEKGFIRAEVIKYNDYVSYGSEAKVKEAGKLSVEGKEYIVKDGDIMHFRFNV, from the coding sequence ATGAAATGTGGAATCGTAGGATTGCCGAACGTTGGTAAATCAACTCTGTTTAATTGTTTGAGTAATGCAAAAGCTCAGTCAGCCAATTATCCCTTCTGTACCATCGAACCTAACTTAGGAACCGTATCCGTACCGGATCAAAGATTATTTGAGTTAGAGAAATTAGTAAATCCAGAAAGAGTTCTACCAGCTGTTGTGGAAATTGTGGACATTGCAGGTTTGGTAAAAGGAGCTAGCAAAGGAGAAGGTTTAGGAAACCAGTTCTTGGCAAATATTCGCGAATGTGAGGCGATCATCCATGTTTTAAGATGTTTTGATAATGGAAATATTATCCACGTAGAAGGATCTGTAGATCCTATGAGGGATAAAGAAATTATTGACATTGAACTTCAGCTGAAAGATCTTGAAACTGTTGGAAAAGCAGTTGAAAAAGCTAAGAAGTTTATCAAATCAGGAAAAAAAGAAGATATCCTTACTTACGAAACTCTTCAGAATCTTCAGAAGTTCTTAGAAGATGGGAAGAATGCAAGAGAATTTCCTGTAAATGACCAAACACAATCTATCATTAATGAGGTTCAGTTATTAACAAACAAGCCGGTACTTTACGTTTGTAACGTTGATGAAAATTCAATTAAAAACGGAAATGAATGGATTGGGAAAATTGATGAGATGGCTCAGAAAGAAGGTTCGGAGATCGTTGTATTGGCAGCACAGATTGAGGCTGATATCAACGAACTTGAAACATTTGAAGAAAGAGAAATTTTCCTGGAGGAATTAGGGTTGGAAGAGCCTGGTGTAAACCGTTTGATCAGAAAAGCTTATGACTTATTGAAATTACAGACCTACTTTACTGCAGGTGTAAAAGAAGTTAGAGCATGGACTATTGGTCAGGGGTGGACAGCGCCTCAGGCTGCCGGGGTAATCCATACTGATTTTGAAAAAGGATTTATTCGTGCAGAAGTTATTAAATATAATGATTATGTAAGCTACGGCTCTGAAGCTAAAGTAAAAGAAGCTGGAAAGTTATCGGTAGAAGGAAAGGAATACATCGTTAAAGATGGTGATATTATGCACTTCAGATTTAATGTATAA
- a CDS encoding ferritin, translated as MNTNRLSPAIEKALSDQMNKEIHASHTFLSYGIWADDKGYQGIANFLYRHAQEERNHSIKFMEYVLNRGGKPKVDAIPAPPNDPESLTACFDGIFKHEVDNTTAIYKIVDLSLQEKDWATWNFMQWFVQEQIEEETLAQNLIDKLKIAGGDRATDESLFTLDKTLEKAPDDAPLAQNATGANP; from the coding sequence ATGAACACGAACAGACTTTCCCCTGCAATTGAAAAAGCATTGAGTGATCAGATGAATAAAGAAATTCATGCATCACATACATTTCTGTCTTATGGAATTTGGGCTGATGATAAAGGATATCAGGGAATTGCTAATTTTCTGTACAGACATGCGCAGGAAGAGAGGAATCATTCCATTAAATTTATGGAATATGTTTTAAACAGAGGTGGAAAACCTAAAGTGGATGCTATTCCGGCACCACCTAATGACCCTGAATCTTTAACAGCTTGTTTTGATGGAATCTTTAAACATGAAGTAGATAATACAACAGCTATTTATAAGATCGTTGATCTTTCCCTACAGGAAAAAGATTGGGCAACCTGGAATTTTATGCAATGGTTTGTACAGGAACAGATAGAGGAGGAAACATTGGCTCAGAATTTAATTGATAAATTAAAAATTGCCGGAGGTGACCGAGCTACAGATGAATCCTTATTTACACTAGATAAAACGCTGGAAAAGGCTCCAGATGACGCTCCATTAGCTCAAAATGCGACAGGAGCAAATCCATAA
- a CDS encoding glycoside hydrolase family 10 protein, with product MRVSNLKLIVLLGVLASCGSSRTVQNNTVKPVKNPNTTSPVKNAPNLPVVKPNPVPPADEIVKVNLPAINREFRGAWVASVANINWPSRNDLSIDQQKAEAISMLDMLKDNNFNAVIFQVRPSADALYTSSLEPWSYFLTGETGRSPFPNYDPLQFWIEESHKRGLELHVWLNPYRAHHTNGGAVNSLSMANKLSDIVVRLKNGMYWFDPANPKTQGHVSNVVKDIVQRYDIDAVHFDDYFYPYAAYNRGADFPDNASWAAYINSGGTLSRADWRRDNVNKFVERIYKEIHAEKSYVKFGISPFGIWKPGYPAGITGSSQYDELYADAKLWLNRGWVDYFSPQLYWPIDSKGQGFEALLNWWESENTLKRHLWPGLNTVEIKTSDRSTEIKNQIELSRQILKNDVGEVHWSIAGLTKTPSMLSTLKNGPYKEKALVPKSPWIKAVPLATPTLFVTDNGSSIRANWSTKNLKDVFQWVLFTQYNGVWETEILTLDTLTKDIPKNKDGRSLNAIAIKAIDRLGNESDYMAKKIK from the coding sequence ATGAGAGTTAGTAATTTAAAATTGATAGTACTTTTAGGCGTTTTGGCGTCTTGTGGTAGTTCCCGTACCGTTCAGAATAATACTGTAAAACCCGTAAAAAATCCCAATACAACAAGTCCTGTTAAGAATGCTCCTAATCTTCCTGTTGTTAAACCTAATCCGGTACCACCGGCCGATGAGATTGTAAAAGTCAATCTTCCTGCTATTAATAGAGAGTTTCGTGGTGCCTGGGTGGCAAGTGTGGCAAATATCAACTGGCCTTCCAGAAATGATTTGTCTATTGATCAGCAAAAGGCAGAGGCAATCAGTATGTTGGATATGCTGAAAGATAACAACTTCAATGCTGTTATTTTCCAGGTGCGTCCATCAGCCGATGCTTTATATACAAGTTCATTGGAGCCCTGGTCTTATTTTTTGACTGGAGAAACGGGGAGGTCTCCTTTTCCCAATTATGATCCTTTACAATTCTGGATCGAAGAATCTCATAAAAGAGGATTGGAACTTCATGTATGGTTAAATCCATATAGAGCACATCATACGAACGGAGGAGCTGTTAATAGCTTATCAATGGCTAATAAATTATCAGATATTGTCGTTAGATTAAAGAACGGGATGTATTGGTTTGATCCTGCTAACCCTAAAACACAAGGACACGTTTCTAATGTTGTAAAAGATATTGTGCAGCGGTATGATATAGATGCGGTTCATTTTGATGATTATTTCTATCCTTATGCTGCCTACAACAGAGGAGCAGATTTTCCGGATAATGCTAGCTGGGCTGCTTATATAAATAGTGGCGGTACATTGTCCAGAGCTGACTGGAGAAGAGATAATGTGAATAAATTTGTAGAACGCATCTACAAAGAAATTCATGCCGAAAAAAGTTATGTGAAATTTGGGATTAGCCCATTTGGAATCTGGAAACCTGGCTATCCGGCAGGGATTACGGGCTCTTCTCAATATGACGAGTTGTATGCTGATGCAAAATTATGGTTAAACAGGGGATGGGTAGATTATTTTTCTCCGCAATTATATTGGCCGATAGATTCCAAGGGACAGGGTTTTGAAGCTTTGTTAAATTGGTGGGAATCAGAAAATACTTTAAAACGTCATTTGTGGCCTGGATTAAATACAGTTGAAATTAAAACTTCGGATCGTTCAACAGAAATTAAAAATCAGATAGAACTTTCAAGGCAGATTTTAAAAAACGATGTGGGTGAAGTTCACTGGAGTATTGCAGGACTTACCAAGACGCCTTCTATGTTAAGTACTTTGAAAAATGGACCTTACAAAGAAAAAGCATTGGTACCCAAAAGTCCATGGATTAAAGCGGTGCCTTTGGCTACGCCAACATTGTTTGTTACTGATAACGGAAGCTCTATACGGGCAAACTGGAGTACTAAGAACCTGAAAGACGTATTTCAATGGGTATTATTCACCCAGTATAATGGGGTTTGGGAAACAGAGATTTTAACGCTGGATACACTTACCAAAGATATTCCTAAGAATAAAGATGGAAGGAGCCTCAATGCTATCGCGATTAAAGCTATAGATCGATTAGGAAATGAAAGTGACTATATGGCAAAAAAGATAAAATAG
- the typA gene encoding translational GTPase TypA, translated as MQNIRNIAIIAHVDHGKTTLVDKIIHATNIFRENQESGELIMDNNDLERERGITILSKNISVTYKDVKINVIDTPGHADFGGEVERVLKMADGVILLVDAFEGPMPQTRFVLQKALELGLRPLVVINKVDKPNCRPDEVHDQVFDLFFNLEATEEQLDFPTFYGSSKQGWFNTSLEQTEDIFPLLDGILQYVPAPKVSEGNLQMQITSLDYSSFLGRIAIGKVTRGEIKESQWIGLAQADGKIVKGKVKELYVFEGLGKKKVTEVQAGDICAVVGFDAFQIGDSFVDMENPEPLPRTAIDEPTLNMTFSINNSPFFGKDGKYVTSNHLKERLTKELEKNLALRVQQTDDANTFLVFGRGILHLSVLIETMRREGYEMTIGQPQVILREIDGEKCEPYESLVVDVPEEYASRVIDLATQRKGDLHIMETKGEMQHMEFEIPSRGLIGLRSQMLTATAGEAIMAHRFTEYKPFKGAIPGRNNGVLISKTQGPATEYSIAKLQDRGKFFVDPGEEIYAGMIIGEQNKPGDLVVNIVEAKQLNNMRASGKDKDTGVAPKILFSLEECMEYIQGDEAIEVTPNFIRMRKKILSEEERKRMERSGKA; from the coding sequence ATGCAAAACATTAGAAATATTGCGATTATCGCACACGTTGACCACGGGAAGACGACTTTGGTTGACAAGATTATTCATGCTACAAACATTTTCAGAGAAAATCAGGAAAGTGGAGAATTAATAATGGATAATAACGATCTTGAAAGAGAAAGAGGGATTACCATTCTATCTAAAAATATTTCTGTTACTTATAAAGACGTTAAAATTAACGTAATCGATACTCCTGGTCACGCCGATTTTGGTGGTGAGGTTGAAAGAGTACTTAAAATGGCAGATGGTGTAATTTTGTTAGTAGATGCTTTCGAAGGTCCAATGCCACAAACAAGATTCGTATTGCAGAAAGCTTTAGAATTAGGTTTGAGACCATTAGTGGTTATTAATAAAGTGGATAAACCAAACTGTCGTCCGGACGAAGTTCACGATCAGGTATTTGATTTATTCTTCAACCTGGAAGCTACTGAGGAGCAATTGGATTTCCCAACGTTCTATGGTTCTTCTAAACAAGGTTGGTTCAATACTTCATTAGAGCAGACAGAAGATATTTTCCCATTATTAGATGGTATTTTACAATATGTTCCTGCACCGAAAGTATCTGAAGGTAACCTTCAAATGCAGATTACTTCTCTTGATTATTCTTCTTTCTTAGGAAGAATTGCAATCGGAAAAGTAACAAGAGGTGAGATTAAAGAATCTCAGTGGATTGGTCTTGCTCAGGCTGATGGTAAAATTGTAAAAGGAAAAGTAAAAGAATTATACGTTTTCGAAGGTTTAGGAAAGAAAAAAGTAACTGAAGTACAGGCAGGAGATATCTGTGCTGTAGTAGGTTTCGATGCTTTCCAGATCGGTGATTCTTTCGTGGATATGGAAAACCCTGAGCCATTGCCAAGAACTGCAATTGATGAGCCTACATTGAACATGACGTTCTCTATCAACAATTCACCTTTCTTCGGAAAAGATGGTAAGTATGTTACTTCTAATCACCTGAAAGAAAGATTAACAAAAGAATTAGAGAAAAACTTAGCATTAAGAGTTCAGCAGACTGACGATGCAAATACATTCCTTGTCTTTGGTAGAGGTATTCTTCACTTATCAGTTTTGATCGAAACGATGAGAAGAGAAGGGTATGAAATGACAATTGGTCAGCCACAGGTTATCCTTAGAGAAATTGATGGTGAAAAATGTGAGCCTTATGAATCATTAGTTGTTGACGTTCCTGAAGAGTATGCTTCAAGAGTGATCGATTTGGCAACTCAGAGAAAAGGTGACCTTCACATTATGGAAACTAAAGGAGAGATGCAGCATATGGAATTCGAAATTCCTTCAAGAGGTTTAATCGGATTACGTTCTCAAATGCTTACTGCTACTGCCGGTGAAGCTATTATGGCGCACCGTTTCACAGAATATAAGCCATTCAAAGGTGCTATTCCTGGAAGAAACAATGGTGTATTGATCAGCAAAACTCAAGGTCCTGCTACTGAATATTCTATTGCTAAACTACAGGATAGAGGTAAGTTCTTTGTGGATCCGGGTGAGGAAATCTACGCTGGGATGATCATTGGTGAACAAAACAAACCGGGAGATTTAGTTGTAAATATCGTAGAAGCAAAACAGTTGAATAACATGAGAGCTTCTGGAAAAGATAAAGATACTGGTGTAGCACCGAAAATCTTATTCTCATTAGAGGAATGCATGGAATACATCCAAGGTGATGAAGCAATCGAGGTAACTCCAAACTTCATCAGAATGAGAAAGAAAATCCTTTCTGAAGAAGAAAGAAAAAGAATGGAAAGATCTGGGAAAGCTTAA
- a CDS encoding DUF1294 domain-containing protein yields the protein MIYFLLLINVFCFFIFGVDKKRAKKYQRRISENTLLLLTFFGGTIGALSGMFVFRHKILKKSFLLKFGLVVLIQVVLIYFFQKVY from the coding sequence ATGATTTATTTTCTACTACTTATAAATGTGTTTTGCTTTTTTATTTTTGGTGTTGATAAAAAGAGAGCCAAGAAATATCAGCGCAGAATTTCTGAAAATACACTTTTATTATTAACATTTTTTGGGGGAACCATTGGTGCGTTGTCAGGAATGTTTGTTTTCCGACATAAAATTTTGAAAAAATCTTTTTTATTAAAATTTGGATTGGTGGTTCTTATTCAAGTAGTATTGATTTATTTTTTTCAAAAAGTATATTAA
- a CDS encoding GIY-YIG nuclease family protein translates to MFCPDGSYYTGSTNNLQKWILQHQKGGGANQTSKKLPVKLIYYEEYEQVYFAFYREKQIQGWSHKKKEALINGVPELLPKLAIAYRDIRNNLD, encoded by the coding sequence CTGTTCTGCCCTGATGGTAGCTATTATACTGGAAGCACTAATAATCTTCAAAAATGGATTTTACAACATCAAAAGGGTGGAGGTGCCAATCAAACTTCTAAAAAGCTTCCTGTAAAACTTATTTATTACGAAGAATATGAACAAGTATATTTTGCATTTTACAGAGAAAAACAAATACAAGGATGGAGCCACAAGAAAAAAGAAGCGTTGATCAATGGAGTACCAGAACTTTTACCAAAATTAGCAATTGCGTACAGAGATATAAGAAATAATTTGGATTGA
- a CDS encoding YceI family protein has translation MKKITVIALVGVGLLAASCNKEKSAATTSAGQEQTVAESKGEVLAVDAAGSIVNWKATHKGGFAPRWGTLNVKSGDLSVEGGKISAGNFVIDMTSIKVDPASVTEKDKKPEDLVTHLKTPDFFDVEKNPVSDFKITSVTDLKEAPKDAVTGANKTVSGNLTLLGKTMNVTFPAKVDVTDNSASIQAKFTVNRADWGIKFGTSEADPAEWMVSKDIEIAVDVKAKK, from the coding sequence ATGAAAAAAATTACTGTTATCGCATTAGTGGGAGTAGGATTGCTTGCAGCCTCTTGTAATAAAGAAAAATCAGCAGCTACAACGAGTGCTGGTCAAGAGCAGACTGTTGCAGAAAGTAAAGGAGAAGTATTAGCTGTAGATGCAGCGGGATCTATTGTAAACTGGAAAGCAACTCACAAAGGAGGTTTTGCTCCACGATGGGGAACACTTAATGTGAAATCTGGAGATTTAAGCGTTGAAGGAGGAAAAATTTCTGCCGGAAACTTTGTTATTGATATGACTTCTATCAAGGTGGATCCTGCTTCAGTAACTGAAAAAGATAAAAAACCTGAAGATTTGGTAACCCATTTGAAAACACCTGACTTTTTCGATGTGGAGAAGAATCCGGTTTCAGATTTCAAAATTACAAGTGTGACCGATCTTAAAGAAGCACCTAAAGATGCAGTTACGGGAGCCAATAAAACAGTAAGTGGTAATCTTACCTTATTAGGAAAAACAATGAATGTTACGTTCCCTGCTAAAGTAGATGTGACAGATAATTCAGCTTCTATTCAGGCTAAATTTACGGTAAACAGAGCGGATTGGGGTATTAAATTTGGTACTTCAGAAGCAGATCCTGCAGAATGGATGGTTAGTAAAGATATTGAGATCGCTGTTGACGTTAAAGCAAAAAAATAA
- a CDS encoding O-methyltransferase translates to MNQQLFEKVDQYIGNLLAPEDHILQETIQSLDDASMPQISVTATQGKFLQLMLLTSKAKRVLELGTLGAYSTIWMARAIPADGKIITVEFDPHHAQIASQNIAKAGFSDLIDLRIGKAMDVLKELIAKGEETFDFIFIDADKPPYAEYFELALQLSHPGTVIICDNVIREGKVLDENTSDERVKGVQRFNQMLANNSKVTATIMQTVGAKEYDGMAIAIVN, encoded by the coding sequence ATGAATCAGCAATTATTTGAAAAAGTAGATCAATACATTGGTAATTTACTGGCTCCTGAAGACCATATCCTACAGGAAACCATTCAGTCTTTAGATGACGCCTCGATGCCTCAAATCAGCGTAACAGCAACACAGGGTAAGTTTCTGCAACTGATGTTGCTAACGTCTAAAGCTAAACGTGTACTCGAATTGGGGACATTAGGCGCCTACAGTACCATTTGGATGGCAAGAGCAATCCCTGCAGATGGTAAAATAATTACCGTAGAATTTGATCCTCACCATGCACAAATCGCCAGCCAGAATATTGCAAAAGCAGGATTTTCGGATCTTATTGATCTACGCATCGGTAAGGCGATGGATGTATTAAAAGAGCTTATTGCCAAAGGTGAAGAAACTTTCGACTTTATTTTTATTGATGCTGATAAACCTCCCTATGCTGAATATTTTGAATTAGCCTTGCAGCTTTCCCATCCCGGAACGGTCATCATTTGTGATAATGTAATTCGGGAAGGTAAGGTTCTCGATGAGAATACCAGCGACGAAAGAGTAAAAGGGGTACAACGTTTCAATCAGATGTTGGCTAATAATTCAAAAGTTACCGCTACCATTATGCAAACGGTAGGAGCGAAAGAATATGACGGAATGGCCATTGCTATTGTAAACTAG
- a CDS encoding Tex family protein translates to MTTVEFIRKQLNISEKSINNTLQLLAEDCTIPFISRYRKDFTGNLDEVQIEQISKLSKQFDDIVKRKESILKSIEEQDSLNPELKQRIEESFDLQELEDLYLPFKKRKKTKADAAKEKGLEPLAKIIMSQKTGDLDSLASRYLNDRVHSEEEALQGARDIMAEWINENMYVRKNLRRLFQRKAAISSKVVKAKKDEENAQKFSQYFEWEESLNRTPSHRLLAMLRAESEGFVKINIGVDKDEAIDFIENAIIKSKNESAEQIAIAIKDSYKRLLEPAISNETLQEAKEKADKKAIEIFSENLTQLLLAPPLGEKRILAIDPGYKSGCKIVCLDEKGDLLHNETIYPHAPQNESGMAMKKIRSMVNAYNIEAISIGNGTASRETEFFIKKIAFNKPLQVFVVSEAGASVYSASKIAREEFPSYDVTVRGAVSIGRRLADPLAELVKIDAKSIGVGQYQHDVDQTQLKNELDSTVMKCVNSVGINLNTASKSLLSYVSGIGEKMAENIVNYRAENGAFEDRKQLKKVPRLGEKAFQQAAAFIRISNGKNALDNSAVHPEAYGIVEKMAKDLGIKSDELIANKEKIALIQAEKYITEQIGILGIRDILKELEKPGLDPRKAAKVFEFDPSVKSVKDLKIGMILPGIVNNITAFGCFVDLGIKESGLVHISQLKEGFVSDVNEVVKLHQHVQVKVTEVDEVRKRIQLSMIL, encoded by the coding sequence ATGACGACCGTAGAATTTATAAGAAAACAACTCAACATCTCTGAAAAGAGTATTAACAATACCCTACAACTACTTGCAGAAGATTGCACGATCCCTTTCATATCCAGATACCGGAAAGATTTTACCGGAAACCTGGACGAAGTACAGATAGAGCAGATTTCAAAACTAAGCAAGCAGTTTGATGATATTGTTAAAAGAAAGGAATCTATTCTTAAATCCATTGAAGAACAAGACTCATTAAACCCTGAACTGAAACAGAGAATTGAAGAAAGTTTTGATCTTCAGGAACTTGAAGACCTGTACCTTCCTTTTAAAAAACGTAAAAAAACAAAAGCGGATGCTGCCAAAGAAAAGGGATTAGAACCTCTGGCTAAAATCATTATGAGCCAGAAAACCGGGGATCTTGATTCTTTAGCGTCTCGATATCTCAATGATAGGGTTCATTCTGAAGAAGAAGCCCTTCAGGGCGCCAGAGATATTATGGCAGAATGGATCAACGAAAATATGTATGTCCGTAAAAATCTTCGAAGATTATTTCAGCGTAAGGCAGCTATTTCGTCAAAAGTTGTCAAAGCCAAAAAAGACGAAGAAAACGCTCAGAAATTCTCCCAGTATTTCGAATGGGAAGAGAGCCTCAACCGAACCCCTTCTCATAGACTTTTAGCTATGTTAAGAGCAGAGTCTGAAGGTTTTGTAAAGATAAATATAGGTGTAGACAAAGATGAAGCAATTGATTTCATTGAGAATGCTATTATAAAGTCTAAAAATGAAAGTGCCGAACAGATTGCAATTGCCATAAAAGACAGTTATAAAAGACTGCTAGAACCTGCTATTTCGAACGAAACACTGCAGGAAGCAAAAGAAAAGGCAGATAAAAAAGCAATTGAAATTTTTTCTGAAAACTTAACCCAGTTGTTATTGGCTCCACCCTTGGGAGAAAAAAGGATTTTAGCAATTGATCCTGGGTATAAAAGTGGATGTAAAATAGTCTGCCTTGATGAGAAAGGAGATCTTTTACACAACGAAACGATCTATCCTCACGCACCTCAGAATGAATCGGGAATGGCTATGAAAAAGATCCGTTCGATGGTGAACGCCTACAATATTGAAGCAATTTCAATAGGAAATGGAACGGCAAGCCGCGAAACCGAGTTTTTCATTAAGAAAATTGCTTTTAATAAGCCATTACAGGTTTTTGTGGTTTCAGAGGCAGGGGCATCTGTGTATTCTGCAAGCAAAATCGCCAGAGAAGAATTCCCAAGTTATGATGTAACAGTTCGTGGAGCCGTATCTATCGGCAGAAGATTAGCAGACCCATTGGCCGAGCTGGTTAAAATTGATGCCAAATCTATTGGCGTCGGTCAATATCAGCACGACGTAGATCAAACTCAGTTGAAAAATGAGCTGGATTCTACAGTTATGAAATGCGTAAACTCTGTTGGAATAAACCTTAATACAGCCAGTAAGTCATTGTTGAGCTATGTTTCAGGAATTGGTGAAAAGATGGCTGAAAACATCGTTAATTACCGCGCTGAAAATGGAGCTTTTGAAGACAGGAAACAACTAAAAAAAGTTCCCAGATTAGGAGAAAAAGCCTTTCAGCAAGCTGCAGCATTCATTAGAATAAGCAATGGAAAAAATGCTTTGGATAATTCAGCCGTTCACCCGGAAGCCTATGGTATCGTAGAAAAAATGGCAAAAGATCTTGGCATTAAATCTGATGAACTTATTGCCAATAAAGAAAAAATTGCATTAATCCAGGCTGAAAAATACATTACGGAGCAAATTGGTATTCTTGGAATCAGAGATATTTTAAAAGAGCTTGAAAAACCTGGATTAGATCCAAGAAAAGCAGCTAAAGTTTTTGAGTTCGATCCAAGTGTAAAAAGTGTAAAAGATTTAAAAATAGGAATGATCCTTCCAGGAATTGTCAATAATATTACCGCATTTGGATGTTTTGTTGATTTAGGAATCAAAGAAAGCGGACTCGTTCATATCTCTCAGCTGAAAGAGGGTTTTGTTTCTGACGTGAATGAAGTCGTAAAACTACATCAACATGTCCAGGTAAAAGTAACAGAAGTAGATGAAGTCAGAAAAAGAATTCAGCTAAGCATGATCCTGTAA
- a CDS encoding RDD family protein — protein sequence MKISEIKERKIIHRPTQNFDEWGNRIYHSYEYHLPYNPGYKGNETERLFAKWIDMLPFCLIFYFVFHKMILVSIVLSVPCVLVLGTLTEFYWGSTLGKKVFKIKVIDDNGNYPVFLKSLQRNLLCLANFYPVFSERTTRTVAMGRQTRMQMNFSMHMNNTICKTYIVKESKIPEIKELLKYQGNQNLLPQKQF from the coding sequence TTGAAAATATCTGAAATTAAAGAAAGAAAAATCATTCATAGACCCACTCAAAATTTCGATGAGTGGGGAAATAGAATATATCATTCTTATGAATATCACCTCCCTTACAATCCTGGTTATAAGGGAAATGAAACCGAAAGACTTTTTGCCAAGTGGATAGATATGTTACCTTTTTGCTTAATTTTTTATTTTGTATTTCATAAAATGATTCTTGTAAGCATTGTACTTTCTGTCCCATGCGTTTTGGTTTTAGGAACACTAACAGAATTTTACTGGGGATCGACATTGGGAAAAAAGGTATTCAAAATTAAAGTAATTGATGATAACGGAAACTATCCTGTTTTTTTAAAATCACTGCAAAGAAACCTTTTATGCCTTGCTAATTTTTATCCCGTCTTCTCCGAACGCACAACCAGAACAGTTGCTATGGGAAGACAAACAAGAATGCAGATGAATTTTAGTATGCATATGAACAATACGATTTGTAAAACCTACATAGTAAAAGAAAGTAAAATTCCTGAAATCAAAGAGCTTTTGAAATATCAGGGGAATCAGAATCTTTTACCGCAAAAACAATTTTAA